The sequence gtattaacgttttgagttgcgttgtaatgcatgatttcgtTTTGGAAGAGTTGGAGTCAAGCCTCCTAGTTTTTCTACTGTTTCCTAGTTCTGCAGCAGGGGGCGCTCGGActgcagtttttagccgcccgggcgcacACCCCTTCGAGCCAAACAGCAGGTTGCTGTTTTGGGAGGCGCccgggctgcagtttttagccgcccgggcgcacccccttctaaaaaataaaaaaaaaattcttttaattttagtcttggattttgtatgcttaattgttgtttaatccgagataagttgcttagaaccgaggtctcacatattcagtccctgtgggttcgacatctggacctttgtccactatattataatttgacctggtgcgcttttcagttgatttttaatcataccgatttagccggtcatgATCGTAAGCAATAATGTCACTTTGTTGATGTCACGGATGATGTCAGCCCTACcagaacggaacttccgatcgtccAATGGACAGTCCAATCCTGGCTGTCCCTTCGGGCCATTTTcgatcattctgggtctattTATGAAGTCCTTAGACTTATATGAAGTTTCTTTAATCCATATTTAGTCTATCTGATAATAATGATTACACTTAATCACTCAAATtggatatgggttactacaaaGGCACATGTGAATGGTCAACCAATTTCAAGGGTACTGGTTGATAACAGTTCTGTAGTGAACATTTTAACACTAAGGGTATTCAAGAACCTTGAAAAAGAGGAAACTGATCTTATTCCAACCGAGGTCTCTGTCACAGCAATTACAGGGGAAGCTACCAAGACTATTGTAGTGTTCCCAGTAGAGGTGTTAGTGGGGAGCAAGACCTCTATTTCGGCATTCTTTTTGGAGAATTCTTCTGCTAATTTCCAGGTGTTGTTAGGTTGATATTGGATACATGCAAATCATTGCATACCATCTTCGATGCACCAGTTCTTGATGTTCTGGATTGGAGACGAGGTTGAGATCGTACAAGAAGATTCCCAACCCTTCCAAACTAATTTCAGTGTGGTTGAATCCTGATACTAAAATGGTGATTTTGGTCCAATCATGTTCCATGGACGGAACAAGGATGGGCAACCCAAATCGGTGTACATGGAGACACTGGGAACCAGTGAAATTTTTGGTAGGATCCTAAAGACAACTGTCATTGCGCCCCCTAGTACAATGATACAACAACTCATTGAAGAAATTGATGATTGAATTCCTCAATATAGAGATGGAGGCAGTTGCAGCCGCTATTAAGAAGGCATTGGTGCAGCAGATAGTGGACTTGGTATGAGATAATCTACTGTGGGAAGTGAATGTTTCTGAGATCATTTATAAAGAAGAACCTAATTCTTATGACGAACTACAACTGGAGGATCTCGCACTAGCACCATCACAGTTGGAGGATCACCAACCTCATGTTCAAGATCCACTTGAGGAAGTGAACTTGGGATATTGGGATAATCCTAAACCTATATATATCAGTTCTTTGTTAAATGATGAATTCAAAAGTAAATTGAAGGAACTTTTGAAAAACTTCAAAGATTGCTTTGCTTGGATTTACGAGGATATTCTTGGGTTGGATCAAAAATTAGTAAAACATTGTCTTCCTATCAAAGATGATTTCAAACAATACAAGCAACCAGTTTGGAGAATGTCCAAGAAAGTTGAGGCAAAATTGAAGGAAGAAATAGAGAAATATGTAGAATGGATTTCAAATGTGGTTCCTGTGGTAAAGAAAAATGTGAAACTTAGGATCTGTATCGATTTCAAGGATCTTAATCGAGCAACTCCAAAGGATGTTTATGTGATGCCTATAGCCGACATGCTGGTATATTCAGAGGCTAacatgttagagtaggtgcccgtcgtgccaatgtgttggccgatgatccttgagagaactcttgtatgacaatctttattttaataatatttgacattattaaatttggcacatctttatctttatactcatgctagctgcatagataaagcccttgaatatacaaatagtagaaagaatatgatatggtcatgtgatgactatcatgaaactcatatttggaatactgtatattctaaactattcctagtcgattcagccgccataaagaaggataaaggccgctcgagcttgagactagtatttgcgatgtgagtaccatgtttcattggtagggtacatggagatgtccaagcatgcaaataggtgctccttgtggagtgcactgaacaaccctccctaaaggatttttcaagtggttctcacttatcgagtggagaagtcttagtttatggttgtacatcattagtccttatgacccaggACAACatgaagactctatatgctagtgcttcactttgacttgtttaccgactcatctggggtcatcaggtggcaatgttgggtgttgtgacgaaacatataggagtcaatgcattgtagtcggggattcaccgctaacctacgggtatggatatcctatgtaatctcatgcatacgtagcttgaatctctgatcagagtaggtggtaattaaaaaaggggtttcttgaattacacctttgatGCAACTAcagcatgacacatagttatcgattcaatgacaactctcgataaaccaatggttgatgaatcggtcgggatatatgagttgaagggaccgtactgtacgctaaccataattgattggttcttgcaggcactatcatttgatacctagggagtcatgtaagcgatgctgctagacgt comes from Henckelia pumila isolate YLH828 chromosome 4, ASM3356847v2, whole genome shotgun sequence and encodes:
- the LOC140861387 gene encoding uncharacterized protein; this encodes MITLNHSNWIWVTTKAHVNGQPISRVLVDNSSVVNILTLRVFKNLEKEETDLIPTEVSVTAITGEATKTIVVFPVEVLVGSKTSISAFFLENSSANFQVLLEMEAVAAAIKKALVQQIVDLDLALAPSQLEDHQPHVQDPLEEVNLGYWDNPKPIYISSLLNDEFKSKLKELLKNFKDCFAWIYEDILGLDQKLVKHCLPIKDDFKQYKQPVWRMSKKVEAKLKEEIEKYVEWISNVVPVVKKNVKLRICIDFKDLNRATPKDVYVMPIADMLVYSEANMLE